CCCTGATGAAAAGCTCCTATCTCATGTCCGGTTTGTTTCCAGCTCTCCAGTTCCGTCAGCCGGACCGGGTCGGAAGAAATATAATCCGCGTATTGCGCGCTGAACATAAGCGTCAGTCGCACATGCCGCGCGTCCGCCAGTTTGACCATTTCCCGGAGCACCTTATGAGAGTCCTCCAGTTGTTCCATACCGCCCTTGAAATTATAAGCGCCGTTCTGCACTTCTATAAAATAATAGGGCCGGGCCCCGCCGGCGCGCGCCGCGGCCGGAAGCAGAAATATCAGTATGAGAATTATTCGCATATTTTTACATAAAAAAGGCCCGCGGTTAAGCGGGCCTCTTTTTTTAGGCAGGAGTTACTTTAAAGTTTGACAACTTTAGTGGCCTTGGGGCCTTTTTCACTCTGCGTCACTTCGAACTCCACTGCCTGGCCCTCCGCGAGCGTTTTGAAACCCTCGCCGGGGATGTCCTGATGATGCACAAATAGATCCTTCCCGCCGTCGTCCGGGGTAATGAATCCGTAACCTTTCTGATCGTTAAACCACTTCACTTTTCCTTTAGGCATTGTATTATTTTCCTTAACTGCTCTTTAACTTCAGCGCCACTTCTTTCTGCGCTGTAGTTATATTATACCCTTATTCCGTGAGGATTGATACGATTTTTATTAAAAGACGCATTCAAGGTGCCAGTGCAACAAAACT
The genomic region above belongs to Elusimicrobiota bacterium and contains:
- a CDS encoding cold shock domain-containing protein — protein: MPKGKVKWFNDQKGYGFITPDDGGKDLFVHHQDIPGEGFKTLAEGQAVEFEVTQSEKGPKATKVVKL